A stretch of the Candidatus Jettenia sp. AMX2 genome encodes the following:
- a CDS encoding universal stress protein: protein MIKQILVPTDGSDQSLTAADYAISIAHVYNAGIRGLFVKDVKILTGPMIRDIGTSIGGMVPYGTFNQIVRQVLETEADAALALIEGKCDEAKIPFSREVREGVVSREIVKSSEECDMIVMGRTGAHTEWRDVFLGTTVEFVVRQTHKPILIAQLTFKPFTKMLIAYDGSQYADRALHSGTEIAQAMKLPVTVVYVTDRREEGVKIVSKAENFLAGYNITADTILHEGHDYAKGILEVCNDEEKRFDILVMGAYGHSRIQEMILGSTTVRVMRSAECSILLSR, encoded by the coding sequence GTTCTGATCAAAGCCTTACTGCTGCAGATTATGCTATAAGTATAGCACACGTATATAATGCCGGTATCCGCGGATTGTTTGTTAAGGACGTTAAGATACTGACAGGTCCGATGATTCGCGATATTGGGACAAGTATCGGGGGGATGGTTCCCTATGGTACATTTAATCAGATTGTTCGCCAGGTGCTGGAGACGGAAGCAGATGCGGCTTTAGCCCTGATAGAGGGCAAATGTGATGAGGCAAAGATTCCGTTCAGCCGGGAAGTACGTGAAGGCGTTGTGAGCAGGGAGATTGTCAAATCGTCCGAAGAATGTGATATGATTGTTATGGGCAGAACGGGGGCACATACTGAATGGCGTGATGTGTTCTTAGGTACTACCGTTGAGTTTGTTGTAAGGCAGACTCATAAGCCCATACTCATTGCACAGCTTACGTTCAAACCTTTTACGAAAATGCTCATTGCTTATGACGGAAGCCAGTATGCTGACAGGGCCTTACATAGTGGCACCGAGATAGCACAGGCTATGAAGCTACCGGTGACTGTGGTTTACGTAACGGACAGGAGGGAAGAGGGTGTGAAAATAGTATCAAAGGCAGAGAATTTTCTTGCAGGTTACAACATTACGGCAGATACTATATTACATGAGGGGCATGATTATGCGAAAGGTATTCTGGAAGTATGCAATGATGAAGAAAAACGATTTGATATCCTCGTTATGGGTGCCTACGGTCATTCCCGGATTCAGGAGATGATCCTGGGAAGCACCACGGTAAGGGTCATGAGGTCAGCAGAATGCTCAATATTATTATCCCGCTAA
- the sdhC gene encoding succinate dehydrogenase, cytochrome b556 subunit, with the protein MHDNHNMGEPDVYAKLKEGFRDLAKNQYPGMYAFWIHRITGIAITLFLFLHIWTLSAVFRGRVAYDLAISKFDATFGYTLQYLLLLAVALHLLNGIRITIIDFWHLTRLQRKLLWISSFVFLIIAIIGVFTIIL; encoded by the coding sequence ATGCACGATAACCACAATATGGGAGAACCTGACGTGTATGCAAAATTAAAAGAAGGTTTCAGGGACCTTGCGAAAAATCAGTATCCTGGCATGTATGCCTTTTGGATACACAGGATTACCGGTATAGCAATTACCCTGTTTCTTTTTTTACACATCTGGACACTGAGTGCAGTCTTTCGCGGCAGAGTAGCTTATGACCTTGCAATCAGCAAATTTGATGCAACATTTGGATATACCCTTCAGTATTTACTGCTTCTTGCGGTAGCTCTGCACCTGTTGAACGGAATAAGGATTACCATTATTGATTTCTGGCATCTTACACGCCTGCAAAGGAAATTACTCTGGATATCATCTTTCGTTTTTCTCATTATTGCTATCATAGGGGTTTTTACAATAATTTTATAA
- the mdh gene encoding malate dehydrogenase yields MPRKKITIIGAGNIGATTAQRLFEKETGDIVLVDIIQDMPQGKALDILESGSVYGYNSKITGTNGYGETKHSDIIVITSGVARKPGMSRDDLLKINAGIVKEVVENAAKESPDAILIVVSNPLDVMTYVAYKASCFPKHRILGMAGVLDAARFSTFIAMELNVSVENIQAFVLGGHGDTMVPSTRYTTVAGVSVEELLPKERLDTLVKRTRDGGAEIVNLLKTGSAFYAPSAAVVEMIEAMVKDKKKILPCAALCEGEYGINGIFAGVPVKLGAKGIEQIFEIRLNHEESAALKRSAEAVKILCEQVDRLL; encoded by the coding sequence ATGCCGAGGAAAAAGATAACCATTATTGGTGCCGGGAATATAGGGGCGACCACCGCCCAGCGTCTGTTTGAGAAAGAGACAGGCGATATAGTTCTGGTAGATATTATCCAGGATATGCCTCAGGGAAAGGCCCTGGATATTTTAGAATCCGGATCTGTTTACGGATATAACTCGAAAATTACCGGCACCAACGGATACGGGGAAACGAAACATTCAGATATTATCGTAATCACCTCCGGTGTAGCAAGAAAACCCGGAATGAGCAGGGATGACTTACTCAAAATCAATGCCGGTATCGTAAAAGAAGTCGTGGAAAATGCCGCAAAAGAATCACCGGATGCCATTTTAATTGTTGTATCGAACCCCCTTGACGTAATGACCTATGTGGCGTACAAGGCCAGCTGTTTCCCCAAGCATCGTATACTAGGCATGGCAGGCGTACTGGACGCTGCACGATTTAGCACTTTTATTGCGATGGAGCTTAACGTATCGGTGGAGAACATCCAGGCATTTGTCCTGGGCGGGCATGGAGATACCATGGTCCCTTCAACTCGGTACACCACCGTTGCAGGCGTCTCTGTTGAAGAACTGCTTCCAAAGGAACGTCTGGATACCCTGGTAAAACGTACAAGGGATGGCGGAGCCGAGATTGTGAATCTGCTTAAGACAGGCAGTGCTTTCTATGCCCCCTCGGCAGCAGTCGTAGAAATGATTGAAGCAATGGTAAAGGACAAAAAGAAAATATTGCCGTGTGCCGCTTTATGTGAAGGAGAATACGGTATTAACGGGATTTTTGCCGGCGTGCCGGTAAAACTTGGCGCTAAAGGTATTGAACAGATTTTTGAGATCAGATTAAATCATGAAGAATCAGCGGCACTGAAACGGTCGGCTGAAGCAGTAAAAATATTATGTGAACAGGTAGATAGATTGTTATAA
- a CDS encoding FAD-binding protein, with translation MIYHEAIVVGGGLAGLRAAIELNQHNIKTAIISKVHPVRSHSIAAQGGINAPLGNHPRGVHDSWEKHAFDTIRGSDYLADQDAVIRMTKEAAGRIHEMDYWGCPFSRTNEGRIAQRPFGGAGFPRTCYAADKTGQALLHTLYQQIVRFKQASERNEMVVYEEWLVTDLVIEDGICVGVIALDVVSGRIEAFEAGAVILATGGTGRIYGDTTNALINTGMGMAVPYRAGVPLKDMEFIQFHPTTLLGKNILITEGCRGEGGFLLNKNGERFLAKYSDSVHAMEVAPRDIISRNIMREIMAGNGIDDNYVHLDLRHLGEEKIEQRLPGIREICKDFAGIDPVTDLIPVKPGQHYTMGGIDCNTECETIVKGLYAAGEAACVSVHGANRLGGNSLLETIVFGAIAGCNAAQYIKGLRSHRCETILKEMLKMTEQKINALRTSEGSETPVDIKNALNKTMDNNAGIFRNITQLKEALLDVKTLQDRYRQIKLNYAGRQVNLSLQWALELGGSLDVAEAIITGALARQESRGSHFCTDFPKRNDTNWLKHTLAYFTPDGVRLEYKPVTIGPFEPGERKY, from the coding sequence ATGATCTATCACGAAGCTATTGTAGTCGGCGGCGGTCTGGCAGGCCTGAGGGCAGCCATTGAGCTGAATCAGCACAATATCAAGACTGCCATTATCTCAAAGGTGCATCCTGTCAGATCACATTCCATTGCAGCGCAAGGCGGTATCAATGCCCCGTTAGGAAATCATCCGCGCGGTGTTCATGATAGCTGGGAAAAACATGCCTTTGATACCATAAGAGGAAGTGATTACCTTGCGGATCAGGATGCCGTAATCCGCATGACAAAAGAAGCTGCCGGACGGATTCATGAGATGGATTACTGGGGTTGCCCTTTCAGCCGCACTAACGAAGGAAGGATTGCCCAAAGACCTTTCGGTGGAGCCGGCTTCCCCCGTACCTGCTATGCGGCGGATAAAACGGGACAGGCTCTTCTGCATACCCTCTACCAACAGATTGTCAGGTTTAAACAGGCATCCGAACGAAATGAAATGGTCGTTTATGAGGAATGGCTCGTAACAGACCTTGTGATTGAAGACGGCATTTGCGTAGGCGTGATAGCTTTAGACGTCGTTAGCGGACGTATTGAGGCATTTGAGGCAGGTGCCGTAATCCTTGCCACGGGTGGAACTGGCCGTATTTACGGAGATACAACAAATGCCCTGATCAATACCGGTATGGGCATGGCAGTGCCATACCGTGCAGGGGTACCACTCAAGGACATGGAATTTATCCAGTTTCACCCAACCACCCTTCTGGGAAAGAATATTCTGATTACAGAGGGTTGCCGTGGCGAGGGAGGTTTCCTGTTAAACAAAAATGGCGAACGTTTTTTGGCAAAGTACAGTGACTCGGTACATGCTATGGAAGTAGCACCGCGTGATATCATTTCGAGAAATATCATGCGAGAGATCATGGCAGGCAACGGTATTGATGACAACTATGTACACCTGGATTTAAGACATCTTGGTGAAGAAAAAATAGAGCAGAGGCTACCGGGCATACGGGAAATATGCAAGGATTTCGCCGGCATAGACCCTGTCACAGACCTTATCCCTGTCAAACCAGGTCAGCATTATACGATGGGCGGTATTGATTGTAATACCGAATGTGAAACTATCGTGAAAGGATTGTATGCGGCAGGAGAGGCTGCCTGCGTTAGTGTGCATGGAGCCAATCGCCTCGGCGGGAATTCACTGCTGGAAACAATTGTCTTCGGGGCCATTGCAGGCTGCAATGCTGCTCAGTATATAAAAGGTTTAAGGAGCCACAGATGTGAAACGATTCTTAAGGAAATGTTAAAAATGACGGAACAAAAAATAAATGCACTACGCACATCGGAAGGGTCAGAAACACCCGTCGATATTAAAAATGCCCTCAACAAAACCATGGACAATAATGCTGGCATCTTCCGAAACATCACTCAGTTAAAAGAAGCCCTTCTGGATGTCAAAACCTTGCAGGACCGATACAGACAAATTAAGTTAAACTATGCCGGCAGGCAAGTCAACCTTAGCCTGCAATGGGCATTGGAACTCGGAGGCAGTCTCGATGTGGCAGAAGCGATTATTACCGGTGCACTGGCACGGCAAGAAAGCCGCGGTTCACATTTTTGCACTGATTTTCCGAAGAGGAATGATACGAACTGGTTAAAACATACTCTGGCTTACTTTACACCGGATGGGGTAAGGCTGGAATACAAACCTGTTACTATTGGCCCTTTTGAACCCGGGGAGAGAAAATATTAG
- a CDS encoding metallophosphoesterase, producing the protein MNPYIEDLLFTIQNYLTEYEERKISHMTIKDEFPIIISPNLGCPLIISVKELGHGKTISLIVAGKYGGAVIPLRNEFIGNLSLRLSYSHKGEKKTTDIPLSLKGEPEEIVEWNLLSGFKSMDETREVMNSELHYKVLGEQTRYWKLSVAIADVEDFKTLLQQKNGKYLPCLYDLVYSDRTRKWERINYHAIQFIEDFSTDCKFIHLTDLHVATRNDEILAEVVKVKNKNSRKEIEKRFINFNNNLRDFICEANRLAEEGNLHFVVITGDLVDFAFHGWEEETNPDENNWKTFINILTGREEKKDQNTTGIKVAVFTSTGNHDWRLHPYDPNLSDYNRKTLGLKKDELKNYNFKCFDSAEYPEDERARLSREITARAFERVNLDALIKTDKWKIRVEKFLTSMFGIWIMRIVPFLGVIGIGEQVRPEVLSYLSYISHAVIFGVAGLLTWGINKFIQYRTRRIVDLLVTNPLHSEATALHYYLRHINPYLDYAFRYGGHHFIVMDTGADVFIGKLLDGKEIKDLKRVSLEDNILGGAPDSRAFDSEQAYYNWSQILWLEMVVAAIPKRLENGNGMTFAFLHAPPINPPDNIDLSEVQEKKQHGREHTWIPEPKEGSRIYRSIKDIIAFLKNMLRNQGKKVLKPGEECNLTYGTINHYLSQFFYLCMGYREGDLVKLDTDRKFGLVDIVFSGHAHKNIEFRIEKDTNHKVRIFHDEYSKDFNPAKPYEWWRKSPVIVQTAACGVLGEFDENPPYYREVVIENGQVTVFRVKTVR; encoded by the coding sequence GTGAACCCCTACATTGAAGATCTGCTTTTTACAATACAAAACTACCTGACAGAATATGAAGAAAGGAAGATATCCCACATGACTATAAAGGATGAATTTCCCATAATAATAAGCCCAAACCTCGGTTGCCCCCTTATAATCTCCGTTAAAGAACTTGGACACGGAAAGACCATTTCTCTCATCGTTGCCGGAAAATACGGCGGTGCTGTGATACCGTTAAGGAATGAGTTCATTGGGAATTTGTCTTTACGGCTTTCTTATTCCCACAAAGGGGAGAAAAAAACCACAGACATTCCCTTGTCTCTTAAAGGAGAACCCGAAGAGATCGTTGAATGGAACCTGCTTTCGGGTTTCAAAAGCATGGATGAAACACGTGAGGTTATGAATAGCGAACTCCATTATAAGGTTTTAGGCGAACAAACACGATATTGGAAACTTAGCGTTGCCATAGCTGATGTTGAAGATTTCAAAACCCTTTTACAACAGAAAAACGGTAAATATTTGCCTTGTCTTTACGATCTGGTATATTCAGACAGAACAAGAAAGTGGGAAAGGATTAATTATCATGCTATACAATTTATAGAGGATTTTAGTACAGACTGTAAATTTATCCATCTTACCGACCTTCATGTTGCCACAAGAAACGATGAGATCCTTGCTGAAGTGGTAAAGGTTAAGAATAAAAATAGCAGGAAGGAGATCGAAAAGAGATTTATTAATTTTAATAATAATCTGAGGGATTTTATCTGTGAAGCAAACCGTTTGGCCGAAGAAGGGAACCTCCATTTTGTAGTAATTACCGGTGATCTGGTAGATTTTGCTTTTCATGGTTGGGAAGAGGAAACAAATCCTGATGAGAATAACTGGAAGACTTTTATTAACATACTGACCGGCAGGGAAGAGAAGAAGGATCAAAATACCACGGGTATAAAAGTAGCTGTCTTTACCTCGACCGGGAACCATGACTGGCGTCTTCATCCTTACGATCCGAACCTGTCTGATTACAATAGAAAAACCCTTGGTCTGAAGAAGGATGAATTGAAAAACTACAATTTTAAATGCTTTGATTCAGCAGAATATCCTGAGGATGAACGGGCAAGGTTATCAAGGGAAATAACAGCCCGTGCGTTTGAAAGAGTTAACCTTGATGCCCTGATAAAAACTGATAAATGGAAGATAAGGGTTGAAAAATTTCTTACCAGTATGTTCGGAATCTGGATTATGCGTATTGTACCTTTTCTCGGTGTTATAGGGATTGGTGAACAGGTAAGGCCGGAAGTATTGAGTTATCTGAGTTATATTTCTCATGCGGTAATTTTCGGGGTTGCGGGTTTGCTGACCTGGGGAATTAACAAGTTTATACAGTACCGGACCCGCAGAATAGTTGATTTGCTGGTGACGAATCCTTTGCATTCCGAAGCCACTGCCCTCCATTATTATCTCAGGCATATAAATCCTTACCTCGATTATGCTTTTCGTTACGGAGGTCACCATTTTATAGTTATGGACACAGGGGCTGATGTATTTATCGGTAAGCTTCTGGACGGAAAGGAGATTAAAGATCTGAAAAGAGTGAGTCTTGAGGATAACATTTTGGGCGGAGCGCCAGACTCAAGGGCATTTGATTCTGAACAGGCTTACTATAACTGGAGTCAGATACTATGGTTAGAAATGGTTGTTGCTGCAATTCCCAAAAGGCTGGAAAACGGAAATGGCATGACCTTTGCATTTTTACATGCGCCACCGATAAATCCTCCTGACAATATTGATCTGAGTGAGGTGCAGGAGAAAAAACAACATGGCAGGGAACATACATGGATACCAGAACCAAAGGAAGGTAGCCGGATATACAGATCTATAAAAGATATTATTGCATTTTTGAAAAACATGTTGCGAAATCAGGGTAAAAAAGTATTGAAACCGGGAGAAGAATGCAACCTTACCTATGGAACAATTAATCATTATCTTAGCCAGTTTTTCTATCTTTGCATGGGATATAGAGAGGGGGACCTCGTAAAACTGGATACAGATCGTAAATTTGGGTTAGTCGATATAGTTTTTTCCGGACACGCCCATAAGAATATTGAATTCAGGATAGAAAAGGATACAAATCATAAGGTCAGAATATTCCACGATGAATACAGCAAGGATTTTAATCCTGCAAAACCCTACGAATGGTGGAGGAAGAGTCCGGTAATTGTTCAAACTGCAGCATGCGGAGTGCTGGGGGAATTTGATGAAAATCCGCCATACTACAGGGAAGTGGTTATAGAAAATGGACAGGTTACCGTCTTTCGGGTAAAGACGGTACGTTAA
- the icd gene encoding isocitrate dehydrogenase (NADP(+)), with protein MLKKKNISENGTAITVEKNRLVVPNNPVIPFIRGDGTGPDIWNASVRVFDAAISKVYKDKKRICWKEIFAGEQAYKESGEWLPKNTLDAIKKYKVAIKGPLTTPVGGGIRSLNVALRQELDLYACVRPVRYFEGVPSPVKSPEKLNVVIFRENTEDVYTGIEYKKGSPEAKKLIAFIGKELGKNIRKDSGIGIKPISVTGTKRLVSRAIQYAIDRKRRSVTLMHKGNIMKFTEGAFREWGYEVAKEKFSKFIVTEEDVEKKYKGKIPKGKIVIKDRIADAMFQQVLLRPEEYDVIATPNLNGDYISDACAAQVGGLGMAPGANIGDKAAVFEATHGTAPKYAGKDLVNPGSVILSGVMMLEHLGWNKVSDMIIRSLEKTIQQKTVTYDLERQMKDARLVKCSEFADEIIKNMVSR; from the coding sequence TTGCTTAAAAAGAAAAACATTTCAGAAAATGGGACTGCAATTACTGTTGAAAAAAACCGCCTGGTCGTACCGAACAACCCCGTTATCCCGTTTATCCGCGGAGATGGCACAGGACCCGACATCTGGAATGCATCTGTCCGCGTTTTTGACGCTGCCATAAGCAAGGTTTACAAGGACAAAAAACGCATTTGCTGGAAGGAGATTTTTGCAGGAGAACAAGCATACAAAGAATCTGGTGAATGGCTTCCGAAGAATACCCTTGATGCTATAAAAAAATATAAGGTAGCTATCAAAGGGCCGCTGACAACTCCTGTAGGAGGCGGCATCAGAAGCCTCAATGTGGCCCTCAGGCAGGAGCTTGACCTCTATGCGTGTGTAAGGCCTGTACGCTATTTCGAAGGTGTACCCAGCCCGGTGAAATCGCCTGAGAAACTGAACGTTGTTATCTTCAGGGAAAATACAGAGGACGTCTATACAGGAATTGAATATAAAAAAGGGTCACCTGAGGCAAAAAAACTTATTGCATTTATTGGAAAAGAGTTGGGGAAGAATATCCGGAAAGATTCTGGCATCGGCATCAAACCAATAAGTGTAACAGGCACAAAGAGACTCGTGAGCCGTGCTATACAATATGCAATTGACAGGAAACGCAGAAGTGTTACCCTTATGCATAAGGGTAATATCATGAAATTTACTGAAGGCGCCTTCCGCGAATGGGGTTATGAGGTTGCCAAAGAGAAATTTTCAAAATTTATCGTAACCGAAGAGGACGTTGAAAAAAAATATAAGGGCAAGATACCAAAGGGTAAAATTGTTATAAAGGACAGGATCGCCGATGCTATGTTCCAGCAGGTACTTTTAAGACCAGAGGAATATGATGTGATTGCGACACCGAACCTGAACGGCGATTATATTTCCGATGCCTGTGCCGCACAGGTAGGTGGTCTGGGCATGGCCCCCGGCGCTAATATCGGTGATAAAGCCGCTGTTTTTGAGGCCACCCACGGTACTGCCCCTAAATATGCGGGGAAGGATCTGGTTAATCCGGGTTCTGTTATCTTATCAGGGGTTATGATGCTCGAACATTTAGGATGGAACAAGGTATCAGATATGATTATCAGGTCTCTGGAAAAGACCATTCAACAGAAAACAGTAACATACGATCTTGAACGCCAGATGAAGGATGCCAGACTCGTCAAATGTTCTGAGTTTGCTGATGAAATCATAAAGAATATGGTATCACGATAG